The sequence ATTATGCATAATAGGTCTGATTGCTGGAGTTTACTATAACGAATCAAGCGACAGCACTGCAACATTTAACAAGTATGAAGAAGTAGTTCATGAAGATCCAAATGGAACCATTACCATCCAATTGGAAGTGAAGCAAAACGAAAACGCTTTAAATAAATTCTTTACCTGAAAAATCTATTTTTAAAAAATTAGAAAAGAATATAGAGTTAATTATAATCTATACTCTTTCTTCAGTATCATCCCATTCAGGATTTTTAGCAGGCATAATAGTGAAAATGCCTGTTGCAATTAAAAGCAGCAAAGCAGTAACGATTGTAAAGTTAAGCTGATCTATAGTTCCTGCATTGATAACATCAATGAGTCCTCCAATCCAGATGATTGAAATGAAAATCGGAAGGATATACTTAACAATTACCAGCCACCATTTGCCCACTTTGATTGTTTTAGACCTTGAATTGAGAAAATCAATGAGCTTTTCAGCTTTGAATATCCATGCAAATATTATGCACTCTAAAATCACACCAAAAAGGAGTGCAATTTGATTGATGAATGTATCTACAAATCCAAGCAGTTCTCCGCCGTAAGCGGTAGCGTAAATCATTGACATTGCCGCACCAACTATTACCAGTATTGTCATTGTCCTGGACCTTGTAAGGCCAAACTTGTTTTGAATGGAAAATGACAACGGTTCTATTGTTGATAAAATGCTTGTAAGTCCTGCAAGATAAACTGTCAAAAAGAACAATGGTCCTAAAACGTAAGCCCACTGACCCAATACATTAAATACTGTAGGATATACTACAAATACAAGACCGGTTCCCTGAGTTACAAGGTCCGCTACAGCTGTTCCGGACTGAAGTGACATGTATCCTAAAATTGAGAAAACCCCTAAAGCGGCGAAGTTTTCAAAAAGTGAATTAGCAAGAGCAATTGAGATTGTATTTGTAATCAAATCAGCGTCATCGCTTGTATAGCTTGCATACGTAAATGCTATTGACATTCCCAGGCTTAATGAAAATACAATCTGTCCGAATGCAGCCATCCATATTTCAAAGTGTGTTAAAAGTGACCAGTCAGGGTTGAAGAGTTCCTCAAGACCTATTGAAGCACCAGGCAAAGTCAATGAAAACCCAACAATAATTACCATAATTATGAAGAGTGCAGGTACCAAAACCTTTGAAACCTTACCCAAACCTTCTTCCAAATCCCTGTGAGATATAAACCAAATGATTACCCAACCGATAAGCATTGCAACAGCAATGATTGGAATGAAATGGGTCAAACCGGACATTGATTCTGATGATTGAAGAAGAGTGGTTGCAAAGAAAGTGTCCGGGTTTGCGCCCCAACCCTTGGTGAAACTCAAAATCATGTAAATTCCATCCCAGCCAAGAATAGCTGAGTAATAAATCATAATCATAAAAACAGCAACCGGCAAAAGCCAGCCTAAATATTCCCAATTGGAGTGAATCTTCCTAATCGCCTTTGGAAAGGAAGACTTAAAATTATATCCGACACCATACTCCAAAATCAAAAATGGAATTCCCATCAAAAGAATAGCCACAATATAAGGGATATAAAATGCTCCCCCACCATTAGAGTAAAGTACATACGGATATCTCCAAATGTTTCCAAGT is a genomic window of uncultured Methanobrevibacter sp. containing:
- a CDS encoding sodium-dependent transporter; the encoded protein is MADKNEWGSNLSFILAMIGSAVGLGNIWRYPYVLYSNGGGAFYIPYIVAILLMGIPFLILEYGVGYNFKSSFPKAIRKIHSNWEYLGWLLPVAVFMIMIYYSAILGWDGIYMILSFTKGWGANPDTFFATTLLQSSESMSGLTHFIPIIAVAMLIGWVIIWFISHRDLEEGLGKVSKVLVPALFIIMVIIVGFSLTLPGASIGLEELFNPDWSLLTHFEIWMAAFGQIVFSLSLGMSIAFTYASYTSDDADLITNTISIALANSLFENFAALGVFSILGYMSLQSGTAVADLVTQGTGLVFVVYPTVFNVLGQWAYVLGPLFFLTVYLAGLTSILSTIEPLSFSIQNKFGLTRSRTMTILVIVGAAMSMIYATAYGGELLGFVDTFINQIALLFGVILECIIFAWIFKAEKLIDFLNSRSKTIKVGKWWLVIVKYILPIFISIIWIGGLIDVINAGTIDQLNFTIVTALLLLIATGIFTIMPAKNPEWDDTEERV